In the Geobacter sp. FeAm09 genome, one interval contains:
- a CDS encoding sensor histidine kinase, whose protein sequence is MPPRPHPTIRYQLTRLVATCVVPVWLVAGLLVYYAYTAKRDHLNGTMLETARAMTMVVDRELSSVVAALRGLATSPAFDSGDFATVHGQTLELVEAYPGADIIVADATGQQVANSYRPYGTPLPKRKNAEAVASIFQHGKPLVSDLFYGAVTRRPLIGIDVPVFRDGRVAYDLAMTFPSDRLASILTTLKLPSEWYGSILDSKQVVVTRTQNPARAVGARATPALSRAMAKAMEGTAEIVNLDGQPVFATFCRSAMSNWTVVIAVPRAAVMAELYRWAAWAAGGATAISLVGIAFGLVMARRIARNIQALVPPALSIGRGEFVAAIDGLSVKETGDVAAALVQASELLRHRARERDEAERLLSRTMELLQQETAERLRATEDLLEKERLLIQQSRQAAMGEMIGNIAHQWRQPLNTLGLTVQQLLLSFDMGEFSRELLSSNVKSSMELIQHMSRTIDDFRDYFKPEKEKAVFNVRGAIDTTLSLLEGSLLYPHIDIRIVQQADAVIYGYRNEFAQVLLNILTNARDVMIERKIDAPRVTIAIGSESGAAVVTIADNGGGVPEEIMDRIFDPYFTTKGERQGTGVGLFMSKAIIEKNMGGTLTVSNTSEGAEFRIVVDGGARA, encoded by the coding sequence ATGCCTCCCCGACCGCACCCCACAATCCGCTACCAGTTGACGCGCCTGGTGGCCACCTGCGTCGTGCCGGTCTGGCTGGTTGCCGGTCTGTTGGTGTATTACGCCTATACGGCGAAGCGCGACCACCTGAACGGCACCATGCTGGAAACCGCACGGGCCATGACCATGGTGGTCGATCGGGAGCTGTCCAGCGTCGTGGCCGCCCTCAGGGGGCTGGCCACGTCCCCCGCCTTTGACTCGGGGGATTTTGCCACGGTCCATGGCCAGACCCTGGAGCTGGTGGAGGCCTATCCCGGCGCCGACATCATCGTGGCCGACGCCACCGGGCAACAGGTGGCCAACTCCTATCGCCCCTACGGCACCCCCTTGCCCAAGCGCAAGAACGCCGAAGCCGTGGCCAGCATCTTCCAGCACGGCAAGCCGCTGGTGAGCGACCTGTTCTACGGCGCCGTCACCCGGCGGCCGCTCATCGGCATCGATGTGCCGGTGTTCCGGGACGGCCGGGTCGCCTACGATCTGGCCATGACCTTCCCCTCGGACCGCCTGGCGTCGATCCTCACGACCCTGAAGCTCCCCTCCGAATGGTACGGATCGATTCTGGACAGCAAGCAGGTGGTGGTCACCCGGACGCAGAATCCGGCGCGGGCCGTGGGCGCCCGCGCGACCCCGGCCCTGAGCCGGGCCATGGCGAAGGCCATGGAAGGCACCGCGGAGATCGTCAACCTGGACGGGCAGCCGGTGTTCGCCACCTTCTGCCGTTCGGCCATGTCCAACTGGACCGTGGTGATAGCGGTGCCCCGGGCGGCCGTCATGGCGGAGCTCTACCGCTGGGCCGCCTGGGCGGCGGGGGGCGCCACCGCCATCTCGCTCGTGGGCATCGCCTTCGGCCTGGTCATGGCCCGGAGGATCGCCCGGAATATCCAGGCCCTGGTACCCCCCGCCCTGAGCATCGGCCGCGGCGAGTTCGTGGCCGCCATCGACGGCCTCTCCGTCAAGGAAACCGGGGACGTGGCGGCGGCCCTGGTGCAGGCGTCCGAACTGCTCCGGCACCGGGCGCGGGAGCGGGACGAAGCGGAACGGCTCCTGTCCCGGACCATGGAACTGCTGCAGCAGGAAACCGCGGAACGCCTGCGGGCCACGGAGGACCTTCTGGAGAAGGAGCGGCTGCTCATCCAGCAGAGCCGCCAGGCGGCCATGGGCGAGATGATCGGCAACATTGCCCACCAGTGGCGCCAGCCGCTCAACACCCTCGGGCTCACGGTCCAGCAACTGCTTTTGTCCTTCGACATGGGGGAGTTCTCGCGGGAGCTGTTGAGCAGCAACGTCAAAAGCTCCATGGAGCTGATCCAGCACATGTCCCGGACCATCGACGATTTCAGGGACTACTTCAAGCCGGAGAAGGAAAAGGCCGTCTTCAACGTGCGCGGGGCGATCGACACCACCCTGTCGCTTCTGGAGGGGAGCCTGCTCTACCCCCACATCGACATCCGGATCGTCCAGCAGGCGGATGCCGTCATCTACGGCTACCGGAACGAGTTCGCCCAGGTGCTCCTCAATATCCTGACCAACGCCCGGGACGTCATGATCGAGCGGAAGATCGACGCCCCCCGGGTGACCATCGCCATCGGCAGCGAGAGCGGCGCCGCGGTGGTCACCATTGCCGACAACGGGGGAGGCGTGCCCGAGGAGATCATGGACAGGATCTTCGACCCCTACTTCACCACCAAGGGGGAGCGGCAGGGGACCGGGGTCGGCCTGTTCATGTCCAAGGCCATCATCGAGAAGAACATGGGGGGGACGCTGACCGTGAGCAACACGTCCGAAGGCGCGGAGTTCCGGATCGTGGTGGACGGCGGGGCACGGGCCTGA
- a CDS encoding FKBP-type peptidyl-prolyl cis-trans isomerase, which yields MKRLISAALAAMLAVPACAGANDAIDKAAREKGAVKTASGMVYHSLREGKGASPHATSVVEVNYRGTLTSGKEFDSSYKRNQSISFPLNGVIPCWTEGVQKMKVGGKARLVCPPELAYGSRGAGSAVPPNATLIFEVELLNIR from the coding sequence ATGAAACGACTGATCAGCGCGGCGCTTGCCGCCATGCTAGCGGTTCCGGCCTGTGCCGGGGCCAACGATGCCATCGACAAGGCCGCCCGGGAGAAGGGCGCCGTCAAGACCGCCTCCGGCATGGTCTACCACTCCCTCAGGGAGGGCAAGGGCGCGTCGCCCCACGCCACCAGCGTCGTGGAGGTCAACTACCGCGGCACCCTGACCAGCGGCAAGGAGTTCGACAGTTCCTACAAGCGCAACCAGTCCATCAGCTTCCCGCTCAACGGGGTGATTCCCTGCTGGACCGAAGGGGTGCAGAAGATGAAGGTGGGGGGCAAGGCCCGCCTGGTGTGCCCCCCCGAGCTGGCCTACGGCTCCCGCGGGGCCGGCAGTGCCGTCCCCCCCAACGCCACCCTGATCTTCGAGGTGGAACTGCTCAACATCAGGTAG
- a CDS encoding SDR family NAD(P)-dependent oxidoreductase: MSIALITGASRGLGRSIALHLAAAGHDVILTYNSRKTEAAEVVARIEGSGRKAVALSLDVADHKSFPDFGERVRAALAETWGRGDFDFLVNNAGIGINAPFAETTEEQFDLLLNIHFKGVFFLTQRLLPLIKDGGRIVNVSSGLARFSLPGFAAYAAMKGAVEVLTRYQAQELGPRRIAVNTVAPGAIETDFGGGMVRDNADANRMIASQTALGRVGLPDDIGGAVAALLSDGCRWLNGQRVEVSGGIYL, from the coding sequence ATGAGCATCGCACTGATAACCGGCGCCAGCCGCGGCCTCGGCAGGAGCATCGCCCTGCACCTGGCCGCCGCGGGGCATGACGTCATCCTCACCTACAACAGCAGGAAAACGGAGGCCGCAGAGGTGGTCGCCCGCATCGAGGGCAGCGGCCGCAAGGCCGTGGCCCTCTCCCTTGACGTGGCGGACCACAAAAGCTTCCCCGATTTCGGGGAACGGGTCAGGGCGGCCCTGGCGGAGACTTGGGGCCGCGGCGATTTCGACTTCCTGGTGAACAACGCCGGCATCGGCATCAACGCCCCCTTCGCGGAGACCACGGAGGAGCAGTTCGACCTGCTGCTGAACATCCATTTCAAGGGGGTCTTCTTCCTGACCCAGCGGCTTTTGCCGCTCATCAAGGACGGCGGCCGGATCGTGAACGTCTCCTCGGGCCTGGCCCGCTTCTCGCTCCCCGGCTTTGCCGCCTATGCCGCCATGAAGGGGGCCGTGGAGGTGCTGACCCGCTACCAGGCCCAGGAGTTGGGGCCGCGCCGCATCGCGGTGAACACGGTGGCCCCCGGCGCCATCGAAACCGATTTCGGCGGCGGCATGGTGCGGGACAACGCCGACGCCAACCGGATGATCGCCTCCCAGACCGCCCTGGGGCGGGTCGGCCTGCCCGACGACATCGGCGGCGCGGTGGCCGCGCTGTTGTCCGACGGCTGCCGCTGGCTCAACGGCCAGCGGGTTGAGGTTTCGGGGGGGATCTATCTCTGA
- a CDS encoding putative quinol monooxygenase, with product MPSITVVARIVAKKEAAEEVKNELLKVRGPTRREEGCLGYDLHRDNENPAEFIMYESWKDGAHLERHMDSPHFNALITAIDDLTEELTVSKLTPLA from the coding sequence ATGCCGAGCATAACCGTGGTGGCACGGATCGTCGCCAAGAAAGAAGCCGCCGAAGAAGTGAAGAACGAACTGCTCAAGGTGCGGGGGCCGACGCGCAGGGAGGAGGGGTGCCTTGGCTATGATCTGCACCGGGACAACGAGAATCCTGCGGAATTCATCATGTACGAAAGCTGGAAGGATGGCGCCCACCTGGAGCGGCACATGGACTCGCCCCACTTCAATGCCCTCATTACGGCCATCGACGACCTGACGGAGGAGTTGACCGTCAGCAAATTAACCCCCTTGGCATAA
- a CDS encoding sigma 54-interacting transcriptional regulator, translated as MAPVSEPERKGERMINKDEFFREVTIRICSSLEITTALGSAFDYLREIIPLDTINLSIRDETVPAIRILARIGEEDGNYPDNVIPVSQEFWKQMLSWRPVPSVMGAEEDEHFRLMAPFVDMRGNSKIFLPLRIDGRSLGALILCACGEGRYTPAHVDLLATVAVPFAIAMANALSFETLTKCRDRLLDDNLFLNRELVARAGDEIVGSEVGLRHVMEMVRQVAPLNNTVLLLGETGTGKEMVANAIHAASPRKDGPFIKVNCGAIPESLVDSELFGHEKGAYTGAVGEVRGRFERADGGTIFLDEVGELPLPAQVRLLRVLQNREIERVGGTRPIPVDLRVIAATHRNLEGMIAENRFREDLWFRLNVFPIVLPPLRQRVEDIPALTRYFISKKSLELGLPAIPDIVPGAVDRLLHYGWPGNVRELENLVERELILRQGGRLRFDGLPRSPEREERPASGKGGAPLTLEEAMAVHLGNVLEMAGGKIYGPGGAAELLGVKASTLRWRLDKLGIKYRRGERMA; from the coding sequence ATGGCGCCGGTGTCGGAGCCGGAACGGAAGGGGGAGCGGATGATCAACAAGGATGAGTTTTTTCGGGAGGTGACCATCAGGATTTGCAGCAGCCTCGAAATCACGACCGCCCTGGGAAGCGCGTTCGACTACCTGCGGGAGATCATCCCCCTGGATACGATCAACCTGAGCATTCGGGACGAAACCGTCCCGGCGATCAGGATCCTGGCCCGCATCGGGGAGGAGGACGGCAATTACCCGGACAACGTCATCCCGGTGAGCCAGGAATTCTGGAAGCAGATGCTGTCGTGGCGGCCGGTCCCTTCCGTCATGGGGGCCGAAGAGGACGAGCATTTCCGGCTGATGGCCCCTTTCGTGGATATGCGGGGCAATTCCAAGATCTTCCTGCCGCTCCGGATCGATGGGAGATCCCTGGGGGCCTTGATCCTCTGCGCGTGCGGCGAGGGGAGGTATACCCCGGCCCACGTGGACCTGCTCGCCACGGTGGCGGTTCCCTTTGCCATCGCCATGGCCAATGCCCTTTCCTTTGAGACGCTCACGAAGTGCCGGGACCGGCTGCTGGACGACAACCTCTTCCTGAACCGGGAACTGGTGGCCAGGGCGGGGGACGAGATCGTCGGCAGCGAGGTGGGGCTGCGGCACGTCATGGAGATGGTCCGGCAGGTGGCGCCCCTGAATAACACGGTCCTGCTCCTGGGGGAGACCGGCACCGGCAAGGAGATGGTGGCCAACGCGATCCATGCCGCATCCCCGCGCAAGGACGGGCCGTTCATCAAGGTCAACTGCGGCGCGATCCCGGAGAGCCTCGTGGACAGCGAACTGTTCGGCCATGAAAAGGGGGCCTACACCGGGGCGGTGGGCGAGGTGCGCGGCCGCTTCGAGCGGGCCGACGGCGGGACCATCTTCCTGGACGAGGTGGGGGAGTTGCCCCTTCCGGCCCAGGTGCGCCTGCTCAGGGTGCTCCAGAACCGGGAGATCGAACGGGTAGGGGGCACCAGGCCGATCCCGGTGGATCTCAGGGTCATCGCGGCGACCCACCGGAACCTGGAGGGGATGATCGCCGAGAACAGGTTCCGGGAGGATCTCTGGTTCCGCCTCAACGTCTTCCCGATCGTCCTGCCGCCCCTCCGGCAGCGGGTGGAGGATATCCCCGCCCTGACCCGCTATTTCATCTCGAAAAAGAGCCTCGAACTGGGGCTGCCCGCGATTCCCGACATCGTCCCGGGGGCCGTGGACCGCCTGCTGCACTACGGCTGGCCGGGCAATGTCCGCGAACTGGAGAACCTGGTGGAGCGGGAGTTGATCCTGCGGCAGGGGGGGCGGCTGCGCTTCGATGGGCTGCCCCGCTCGCCGGAGCGTGAGGAGCGCCCCGCCTCCGGGAAGGGGGGCGCCCCCCTCACGCTGGAAGAGGCCATGGCCGTGCATTTGGGCAACGTCCTGGAGATGGCCGGCGGGAAGATCTACGGACCGGGGGGGGCGGCGGAACTGCTCGGCGTCAAGGCGAGCACGCTGCGCTGGCGGCTGGACAAGCTGGGGATCAAGTACCGGCGCGGGGAGCGGATGGCTTGA
- a CDS encoding ATP-binding protein, with amino-acid sequence MNRIELSIRHISFVAAATVSFLIAVLVPAAYFAIAYQYMRGAIDARNELNANVVTDIVKKNPTMWRFEELRLSEMLDRRLDPGIDEERFITDTRGELIAHNGVTVPQPRLSGVHNIYDAGTVVARLTTSRSLVPLLCDTLFLAAGSTVFALLVFYLLRTYPLQTVRKAGLALAESEERHRLLFEQSRDALVVAMPNGAIIAANPAACALFGMTREEFLTAGRDAVMDPADEANRKALAIKNHTGQFNGELNFTRKDGSSFPGDVSVSRFSDSAGVVRSIMRIRDITERRKAEEFLQQAKKAAEAASLAKSQFLANMSHEIRTPMNGIIGVTGMLLETKLDPEQREYAEVLRESGTCLLNLVNDVLDLSKIEARKIDLEHEEFDLEATVAGTIDLLSVEARSKGLQLAAKIDPDVPLLLKGDPGRLRQIITNLVGNAIKFTPHGSVSLHIFKDTEDRGSVTLRSLVRDSGIGIPADKLNAIFEPFTQVDSSTTRKYGGTGLGLTLSRQFAEMMGGTMGVESVEGQGSTFWFTAVLEKRGVGGEPPLAAC; translated from the coding sequence ATGAATAGGATCGAACTCTCCATACGGCACATCTCCTTCGTGGCGGCTGCGACCGTTTCGTTCCTCATCGCGGTGCTGGTGCCGGCCGCCTATTTCGCCATCGCCTACCAGTACATGCGCGGCGCCATCGACGCCCGGAACGAACTCAACGCCAACGTGGTGACGGACATCGTGAAGAAGAACCCGACCATGTGGCGGTTCGAGGAGCTCAGACTCTCGGAGATGCTGGACCGGCGCCTGGACCCCGGCATCGACGAGGAACGGTTCATCACCGACACCCGGGGTGAGCTCATCGCCCACAACGGCGTGACCGTGCCCCAGCCTCGCCTCTCCGGCGTCCATAACATCTACGATGCCGGAACGGTCGTAGCCCGCCTCACCACCTCCCGCTCCCTGGTCCCCCTCCTGTGCGACACCCTCTTCCTGGCCGCCGGTTCCACGGTCTTCGCCCTGCTGGTGTTCTACCTGCTGCGCACCTATCCCCTGCAAACCGTGCGCAAGGCCGGCCTCGCCCTGGCCGAAAGCGAGGAGCGCCACCGCCTTCTGTTCGAGCAGAGCCGGGACGCCCTGGTGGTGGCCATGCCCAACGGGGCCATCATCGCCGCGAACCCTGCGGCGTGCGCCCTTTTCGGCATGACCCGGGAGGAATTCCTGACCGCCGGCAGGGATGCCGTCATGGACCCCGCGGACGAGGCCAACCGGAAGGCCCTGGCCATCAAGAACCATACCGGGCAGTTCAACGGTGAGCTGAACTTCACCAGGAAGGACGGCAGCAGTTTCCCCGGCGACGTTTCCGTGAGCCGTTTCAGCGATTCGGCCGGGGTGGTCAGGTCCATCATGAGGATCCGGGACATCACCGAGCGCAGGAAGGCGGAGGAGTTCCTGCAACAGGCCAAAAAGGCCGCCGAGGCGGCAAGCCTGGCCAAGAGCCAGTTCCTCGCCAACATGAGCCACGAGATCCGCACCCCCATGAACGGCATCATCGGCGTGACCGGCATGTTGCTGGAGACGAAACTCGACCCGGAGCAGCGGGAGTATGCCGAGGTGCTCAGGGAGTCGGGCACCTGCCTGCTCAACCTGGTCAACGACGTGCTCGACCTCTCCAAGATCGAGGCCCGCAAGATCGACCTGGAACACGAAGAATTCGACCTTGAGGCCACCGTGGCCGGGACCATCGACCTGCTCTCCGTGGAGGCGCGCAGCAAGGGATTGCAACTCGCCGCAAAGATCGACCCGGATGTCCCGTTACTGCTGAAGGGGGACCCGGGGCGCCTGCGCCAGATCATCACCAACCTGGTGGGCAACGCCATCAAGTTCACCCCCCACGGCTCCGTATCCCTGCACATCTTCAAGGATACGGAAGACCGGGGCAGCGTCACCCTGCGCTCCCTGGTGCGCGACAGCGGCATCGGCATACCGGCCGACAAGCTGAACGCCATCTTCGAGCCCTTCACTCAGGTGGACAGTTCCACCACCCGCAAATACGGCGGCACCGGGCTCGGGCTGACCCTCTCCCGGCAGTTCGCCGAGATGATGGGCGGCACCATGGGGGTCGAAAGCGTCGAGGGCCAGGGCTCCACCTTCTGGTTCACCGCCGTGCTGGAAAAGCGCGGCGTGGGCGGTGAACCGCCGCTGGCCGCCTGCTGA
- a CDS encoding substrate-binding domain-containing protein translates to MQRIKALISCICFFMASGAAAGAGLAADTLRINGSGSCLDLMKPLIQAYEKINRDVRVEMEPPLGSSGAVKALVAGSLDLAVNGRPLRPEEAAKGAHQQPYGRTPLAIVAGNGCPVTNITTRELEAIYNGTTTRWRNGEIIRLVLRPREDIDTRIMRSLSPGMDGAVSAALARPGMIVAVTDTDAYQTIVKTPGSLGAVGLTSVLVNRLPLVTLTLNGVRPLPRAVASGAYPLAKEIVFVTRPAPPPAVRKFLDFVHSPQGRAIAEKAGVLVAARHAPHE, encoded by the coding sequence ATGCAGAGGATCAAAGCGCTCATTTCATGTATCTGCTTTTTCATGGCCTCCGGGGCCGCGGCAGGCGCCGGCCTGGCCGCCGACACCCTGCGCATCAACGGCTCCGGCAGCTGCCTCGACCTGATGAAGCCGCTCATCCAGGCCTACGAGAAGATCAACCGCGACGTCCGGGTGGAGATGGAGCCCCCCCTGGGGAGTTCCGGCGCCGTCAAGGCGCTTGTGGCCGGTTCCCTGGACCTGGCGGTGAACGGCAGGCCGCTCAGGCCGGAGGAGGCGGCGAAAGGGGCGCACCAGCAGCCCTACGGCAGGACCCCCCTGGCCATCGTCGCCGGAAACGGCTGCCCCGTGACCAACATCACCACCCGGGAACTGGAAGCGATCTATAACGGCACCACCACCCGGTGGCGCAACGGCGAGATCATCCGGCTGGTGCTCCGCCCCCGGGAGGATATCGACACCCGGATCATGCGCTCCCTCTCCCCCGGCATGGACGGCGCCGTGAGCGCGGCCCTGGCGCGGCCGGGGATGATCGTCGCGGTCACCGATACGGATGCGTACCAGACCATCGTGAAAACCCCGGGCAGCCTGGGGGCGGTCGGCCTGACCAGTGTCCTGGTGAACCGGCTCCCCCTCGTCACCCTCACCCTGAACGGAGTCAGACCACTGCCCCGGGCAGTAGCCAGCGGCGCCTACCCCCTGGCCAAGGAGATCGTTTTCGTCACCCGCCCCGCCCCGCCGCCCGCCGTGCGGAAGTTCCTGGATTTCGTCCATTCGCCCCAGGGGCGGGCCATCGCCGAGAAGGCCGGCGTCCTGGTCGCGGCCCGGCACGCGCCGCATGAATAG
- a CDS encoding LysE family translocator produces the protein MSHYLLEFGALAVAHFLALISPGPDFFLIVGTSARQGPGRGAAVCCGIAAANGLYILLALTGCAMVRDHPLLRDGMKTAGALYLLVLAVMLLRAPRHTAGGAAAAPERVPAGSRLRTFGAGFLSAALNPKNAVFYLSLFALIVPPTTPALVQALYGIWMFCAVLCWDLFIVWTIGNGRVTRYVNGSARLLEKGSGIVLFILGIVMLIR, from the coding sequence GTGTCCCACTATCTCCTGGAGTTCGGCGCGCTTGCCGTGGCCCATTTCCTGGCCCTGATCAGCCCGGGGCCCGATTTTTTCCTTATCGTGGGGACCTCCGCGCGGCAGGGGCCCGGGAGGGGCGCCGCCGTCTGCTGCGGCATCGCGGCGGCCAACGGCCTGTATATCCTGCTCGCCCTGACCGGCTGCGCCATGGTCCGGGACCATCCCCTGCTCCGGGATGGCATGAAGACGGCCGGCGCCCTGTACCTGCTCGTCCTGGCCGTCATGCTGCTGCGGGCGCCCCGGCACACCGCGGGCGGCGCTGCCGCCGCGCCGGAGCGGGTGCCGGCCGGCTCCCGCCTCCGCACCTTTGGGGCCGGCTTCCTCTCGGCGGCGCTCAATCCCAAGAACGCCGTATTCTACCTCAGCCTCTTCGCCCTGATCGTTCCGCCCACCACCCCGGCCCTGGTGCAGGCCCTGTACGGCATCTGGATGTTCTGCGCGGTGTTGTGCTGGGATCTGTTCATCGTCTGGACAATCGGCAACGGGCGTGTTACACGCTATGTGAATGGCTCTGCGCGCCTGCTGGAAAAGGGCTCGGGAATCGTCCTGTTCATCCTGGGGATCGTCATGCTCATCCGGTGA
- a CDS encoding AraC family transcriptional regulator produces the protein MNATHTFWSDPALPFVNMRRTLGSVEAYTAHSHPEFCVGAVTEGVTLTTVRGTTHALFPGSLVLIAPEEVHSCNPRAGVPRSYLMAYLDVPWCRSIQEALFGPRERFTPPAPVLLENEPLFSAFVELAQLLASDAPTREKGARMTRFCGDLFAAAGDPAAVPDHTTADGIIPEVKSYLARHPERNITLDELAAAFRCTPCHLLRSFKKIVGLPPHAFLLNARIERAKQLLRDGVPVARVAQETGFADQSHFHRVFRRTLAATPRQYRHGFGK, from the coding sequence ATGAACGCCACCCATACCTTCTGGAGCGACCCCGCCCTCCCCTTCGTGAACATGCGCCGCACCCTGGGGAGCGTCGAAGCGTACACGGCCCACAGCCACCCGGAGTTCTGCGTCGGCGCGGTCACCGAGGGGGTCACCCTGACGACGGTCCGGGGGACGACCCATGCCCTCTTCCCCGGCTCCCTGGTGCTCATCGCCCCGGAGGAGGTGCATAGCTGCAACCCGCGGGCGGGCGTCCCCCGCTCCTACCTCATGGCGTATCTGGACGTGCCGTGGTGCCGCTCCATCCAGGAGGCGCTGTTCGGCCCGCGGGAGCGATTCACGCCCCCCGCCCCGGTCCTGCTGGAAAACGAGCCCCTGTTCTCTGCCTTTGTCGAACTGGCGCAATTGTTGGCCAGCGACGCCCCCACCCGGGAAAAGGGCGCGAGGATGACCCGGTTTTGCGGCGACCTCTTTGCCGCGGCCGGTGACCCGGCGGCAGTGCCGGACCATACGACGGCCGACGGCATTATCCCCGAGGTCAAGAGCTACTTGGCGAGGCACCCGGAGCGGAACATCACCCTGGACGAGTTGGCCGCCGCCTTTCGCTGCACCCCCTGCCACCTGCTGCGCAGCTTCAAGAAGATCGTCGGCCTGCCGCCCCACGCCTTTCTGCTGAACGCGCGCATCGAGCGGGCCAAGCAGCTCCTCCGGGACGGCGTCCCCGTGGCCCGGGTCGCCCAGGAGACCGGCTTTGCCGATCAGAGCCATTTCCACCGGGTTTTCCGCCGCACCCTCGCCGCAACCCCCCGCCAGTACCGGCACGGCTTCGGGAAATAA
- a CDS encoding cytochrome P460 family protein → MLKIVAACAVLLAVAGSGGATDRPVAPNGIALYPGYMTWKVVAPSYREDKGHIRVVTGNEIAVAALRAGTRPLPDGSVLAKVAWKADKHPSFPVATVPGAFAQVEFMVKDAVKYRVTGGWGYARFVGNELKPYGKDAGFVQECFGCHTPVADNDYLFTRIVTVP, encoded by the coding sequence ATGCTGAAAATCGTTGCGGCTTGTGCAGTCCTGCTCGCGGTTGCAGGCTCGGGCGGCGCCACGGACAGACCGGTGGCTCCCAACGGCATCGCCCTGTATCCCGGCTACATGACCTGGAAAGTCGTGGCCCCGTCCTACCGGGAGGACAAGGGGCATATCCGCGTCGTCACCGGCAACGAGATCGCCGTTGCGGCGCTGCGCGCCGGCACCAGGCCGCTCCCGGACGGCAGCGTGCTGGCCAAGGTGGCCTGGAAGGCGGATAAGCACCCCTCCTTCCCGGTAGCCACCGTGCCCGGGGCCTTCGCCCAAGTGGAGTTCATGGTGAAGGACGCCGTGAAATACCGGGTGACCGGGGGATGGGGCTATGCCCGCTTCGTGGGGAATGAGCTGAAGCCTTACGGCAAGGACGCGGGATTTGTCCAGGAGTGCTTCGGCTGCCATACGCCGGTGGCCGACAACGATTACCTCTTCACCAGGATCGTCACGGTCCCCTAG
- a CDS encoding DUF6268 family outer membrane beta-barrel protein yields the protein MKATLSTLCCMMALAPWSCALAQETKTVTEAGKEALALTMDRPLPSMEAKVDAAWLPASRVRSTGGDVTMGEVKADVVRRFAVAPNLNLSAGVGYSLREIDAPAVAGLPDALHTLSLNLGAEYRINEALTLGFRVSPAVGSDFKAFTGGDIRVPVATHAGLQVSPSLFLLGGLAYTGMNHSYPVLPVLGLVYTPAPQWTFALGFPRTGVVYRPDKETELYAGAEFSGGEYQLHDAALGAGALSYRDYRAVVGADIQVCSFARLGVAGGYAFAREFVFYNSKRGDLNLDAAPFGRVALKFAWCPPGDSAPASPVAKSRFPAMLGTAVPLPAEAPRAFAQRGRIC from the coding sequence ATGAAGGCTACGTTGTCCACCCTCTGCTGCATGATGGCGCTTGCCCCATGGTCCTGCGCCCTGGCCCAGGAGACGAAGACGGTGACCGAGGCGGGCAAGGAAGCCCTCGCCCTCACCATGGACCGGCCGCTCCCCTCCATGGAGGCCAAGGTGGATGCGGCCTGGCTCCCTGCCAGCAGGGTCCGCAGCACCGGCGGCGACGTCACCATGGGTGAGGTGAAGGCCGACGTCGTCCGGCGCTTCGCCGTCGCCCCAAACCTCAACCTCTCCGCAGGCGTGGGCTATTCGCTCCGGGAGATCGACGCCCCGGCCGTCGCCGGCCTCCCCGACGCGCTCCATACGCTCTCCCTGAACCTGGGGGCGGAGTACCGTATCAATGAGGCGCTCACCCTGGGCTTCCGGGTCTCACCGGCGGTGGGCAGCGACTTCAAGGCCTTCACCGGGGGCGACATCCGGGTACCGGTGGCCACCCATGCCGGCCTCCAGGTTTCCCCGAGCCTGTTCCTCCTGGGGGGGCTCGCCTACACCGGCATGAACCATTCCTACCCGGTCCTCCCGGTGCTCGGGCTCGTGTACACCCCGGCGCCGCAGTGGACCTTTGCCTTGGGCTTCCCCCGCACCGGCGTCGTCTACCGGCCGGACAAGGAGACCGAGCTGTACGCGGGGGCCGAGTTTTCCGGGGGCGAATACCAACTGCACGACGCCGCCCTGGGCGCCGGCGCCCTCAGCTATCGGGATTACCGGGCAGTGGTCGGGGCCGACATCCAGGTCTGTTCCTTCGCCAGGCTCGGCGTCGCCGGAGGCTATGCCTTCGCCAGGGAGTTCGTCTTCTACAACAGCAAACGGGGCGACCTGAACCTGGACGCGGCCCCCTTCGGCCGCGTGGCCCTCAAGTTCGCCTGGTGCCCCCCCGGGGATAGCGCCCCGGCCTCTCCCGTTGCCAAGAGCCGATTCCCTGCTATGCTTGGCACAGCCGTTCCATTACCGGCGGAGGCGCCGCGCGCCTTCGCCCAAAGGGGGAGAATATGCTGA